The Alphaproteobacteria bacterium genome includes a window with the following:
- the nthA gene encoding nitrile hydratase subunit alpha, protein MSGDHHDHLHTHDDHAPVGATEPRPEYARLERAVRELLIAKGVITAEDVRKQIELMDSRTPAMGAKIVARAWVDPAFKARLMKDAKAAADEMGVDTSNSATVVALENTPARHHVVVCTLCSCYPKAILGVPPAWYKSSAYRARTVKEPRKVLAEFGTFLPESVEIRVVDSTADMRYLVVPMRPAGTEGWSEDRLAALVGRDSMIGTALADTPKN, encoded by the coding sequence ATGAGCGGCGATCATCACGACCATCTTCACACGCATGACGATCACGCGCCCGTCGGCGCGACCGAGCCACGGCCGGAATACGCGCGGCTCGAACGCGCCGTGCGCGAATTGCTGATCGCCAAGGGCGTCATCACCGCCGAAGACGTGCGCAAGCAGATCGAGCTGATGGATAGCCGCACGCCGGCGATGGGGGCGAAGATCGTCGCGCGCGCCTGGGTCGATCCGGCGTTCAAGGCGCGGCTGATGAAGGATGCGAAAGCCGCCGCCGACGAGATGGGCGTGGATACGTCCAACTCCGCGACCGTCGTGGCGCTGGAAAACACGCCCGCGCGCCATCACGTGGTCGTGTGCACGTTGTGCTCCTGCTATCCCAAGGCGATTCTCGGTGTACCCCCCGCTTGGTACAAGTCGAGCGCCTACCGTGCGCGCACCGTCAAGGAACCGCGCAAGGTCTTGGCGGAATTCGGGACTTTCCTGCCCGAAAGCGTCGAAATCCGCGTCGTCGATTCCACGGCCGATATGCGCTATCTGGTCGTGCCGATGCGACCCGCCGGGACCGAGGGGTGGAGCGAAGACCGCCTCGCCGCCCTGGTCGGCCGCGACAGCATGATCGGCACCGCACTCGCCGACACACCGAAGAATTAA
- the radC gene encoding DNA repair protein RadC translates to MSDDSPSDETGGVAEGPAPHYHGHRQRLRERFRKAGGGALQDYELIELLLFAAIPRRDVKPLAKTLIQRFGSYAELLSASREELAAVDGLGDVAIDTLLAVREAAVRLARADATDKPVLSGWEKLMDYLMADMGRAKQEHFRLLFLDKKNRLIHDEIHQKGTVDHAPVYPREVAKRCLEIGASAVILVHNHPSGDSKPSRADIDITREIDKALKIIGVTVHDHVVIGRRGHTSFKSMGLF, encoded by the coding sequence ATGTCCGATGACTCCCCTTCCGACGAAACCGGCGGCGTGGCCGAAGGCCCCGCCCCGCATTATCACGGCCATCGCCAGCGTCTGCGCGAACGCTTCCGCAAGGCGGGCGGCGGCGCGCTCCAAGATTACGAACTGATCGAGCTGCTGCTGTTCGCCGCGATCCCGCGCCGCGACGTGAAGCCGCTCGCCAAGACGTTGATTCAGCGTTTCGGCTCCTATGCCGAGTTGCTGTCCGCGAGCCGCGAGGAACTCGCCGCGGTCGACGGCTTGGGCGACGTGGCGATCGACACGCTGCTCGCCGTGCGCGAAGCGGCCGTCCGCTTGGCGCGCGCCGACGCGACGGACAAGCCGGTGCTCAGTGGCTGGGAAAAGCTGATGGATTATCTGATGGCGGATATGGGCCGCGCCAAGCAGGAGCATTTCCGCCTGCTGTTCCTCGACAAGAAGAACCGCCTGATCCACGACGAGATCCACCAGAAAGGCACGGTCGACCATGCCCCGGTCTATCCGCGCGAGGTCGCCAAACGCTGCCTGGAAATCGGCGCCTCGGCCGTTATCCTGGTCCATAACCACCCCTCGGGCGACAGCAAGCCGAGTCGCGCGGATATCGACATCACGCGCGAAATCGACAAGGCGTTGAAAATCATCGGCGTGACCGTCCACGACCATGTCGTGATCGGCCGGCGCGGCCATACCAGCTTCAAGTCGATGGGGTTGTTCTGA
- a CDS encoding globin-coupled sensor protein has product MSGTDNELSRRLEFIALDPASRAVLREAKPMVDAVVPGVMDAFYEHLRKFPEMSAMFQGGDVAMARGRAAQIEHWRNIVSGEFSADYIAAVRRIGQRHSRIGLDPRWYIGGYAFIAARLMDAVVRAYNSRWNPAQANAKIAAVQSALLKATMLDMDYAISIYLEENKKAADKKLEALAAEFDASVKKVVDGVAHAAESMRATAGQLSQAASHTSTQAEAVANSAQSASDNVQTVASAAEELSASIREIGARMEETARIVARAAQQSQRSDQLISGLAQSTDHIGSVVDLIRQIAGQTNLLALNATIEAARAGDAGKGFTVVAGEVKSLAGQTAKATEEIGKSITGVQEATQASVGAIRDVDRVIADLDKVAQGVAAAVEQQRSATQEIARSVQQAASGTTGVTDTIKTVSDSAAATGRMSNQVVEVADELGRNAERLSQEVNAFLSRIRAA; this is encoded by the coding sequence GCGCTCGATCCCGCGTCGCGCGCCGTGTTGCGGGAAGCCAAGCCGATGGTCGACGCGGTCGTGCCCGGCGTGATGGACGCGTTCTACGAGCATCTGCGCAAATTCCCGGAAATGTCGGCGATGTTCCAAGGCGGCGACGTTGCGATGGCGCGCGGCCGCGCGGCGCAGATCGAGCATTGGCGCAATATCGTCTCGGGCGAGTTCTCGGCCGATTACATCGCGGCGGTCCGGCGTATCGGCCAGCGCCACAGCCGCATCGGCCTCGATCCGCGCTGGTATATCGGCGGTTACGCCTTCATCGCCGCGCGGCTGATGGATGCGGTGGTGCGCGCCTATAACAGCCGCTGGAATCCCGCCCAAGCGAACGCGAAGATCGCGGCGGTGCAATCGGCGTTGCTGAAAGCGACCATGCTCGACATGGATTACGCGATCTCGATTTATCTCGAAGAGAACAAGAAGGCCGCGGACAAGAAGCTCGAAGCTCTGGCGGCCGAGTTCGACGCCAGCGTGAAGAAGGTCGTCGATGGCGTCGCGCACGCGGCCGAATCGATGCGCGCCACGGCCGGGCAATTGTCGCAAGCCGCGTCGCATACATCGACCCAGGCCGAGGCGGTCGCCAACTCCGCGCAATCCGCGTCGGATAACGTGCAGACGGTGGCGTCGGCGGCGGAGGAGCTTTCCGCTTCGATCCGCGAGATCGGCGCGCGGATGGAGGAAACGGCGCGCATCGTCGCGCGCGCGGCCCAGCAATCGCAGCGCTCGGACCAGCTCATCTCCGGCCTCGCGCAATCGACCGATCATATCGGCAGCGTCGTCGATTTGATCCGTCAGATCGCGGGCCAGACCAATCTGCTGGCGCTCAACGCCACGATCGAAGCCGCGCGTGCGGGCGATGCGGGCAAGGGCTTCACGGTCGTGGCGGGCGAGGTCAAAAGCCTCGCAGGGCAAACCGCGAAGGCGACCGAGGAAATCGGCAAGTCGATCACCGGCGTGCAGGAAGCGACGCAAGCCTCGGTCGGCGCGATCCGCGACGTCGATCGCGTGATCGCCGATCTCGACAAGGTGGCGCAAGGTGTGGCCGCCGCGGTCGAGCAGCAGCGTTCGGCGACGCAGGAAATCGCACGCTCGGTGCAGCAGGCCGCTTCCGGTACGACGGGCGTGACCGACACGATCAAGACCGTGTCGGATTCGGCCGCCGCGACCGGACGCATGTCCAATCAGGTCGTCGAAGTGGCCGACGAGCTGGGCCGCAACGCCGAACGCTTGAGCCAGGAAGTGAACGCGTTCCTCAGCCGGATCCGCGCCGCGTAA
- a CDS encoding adenylosuccinate lyase yields MIPRYSRPQMTAIWEPESKFRIWFEIEAHACDAQAALGVIPKKAAQTIWKKGKWEIARIDAIERETKHDVIAFLTNLAEYVGPDARFVHQGMTSSDVLDTTLSVQLARASDLLLDGVDRVLAALKKRANETKYLPTIGRSHGIHAEPTTFGLKLAGFYAEFARNRKRLEAARAEIATCAISGAVGTFANIDPRVEAHVAKKMGLVPETISTQVIPRDRHAMYFATLGVIASSIERFAIEVRHLQRTEMREAEEFFSPGQKGSSAMPHKRNPVLSENLTGLARIVRAAVTPALENVALWHERDISHSAVERVFGPDATITLDFALHRLAGMIEKMVIYKDRVKANLDALGGLVHSQRVLLALTQAGVSREDAYRIVQSNAMAAWSSGGSFQDRLKADPIVAKKVSPKQIDAMFDMGYHTKHVDTLFARVFGKPKAKKRR; encoded by the coding sequence ATGATCCCGCGCTATAGCCGCCCCCAGATGACCGCGATCTGGGAGCCCGAGAGCAAATTCCGCATCTGGTTCGAAATCGAAGCCCATGCCTGCGACGCGCAGGCCGCCCTTGGCGTGATCCCCAAGAAGGCCGCCCAGACGATCTGGAAGAAGGGCAAGTGGGAGATCGCGCGCATCGACGCGATCGAGCGCGAGACCAAGCACGACGTCATCGCCTTCCTGACCAACCTCGCCGAATATGTCGGCCCCGACGCGCGCTTCGTGCACCAGGGCATGACCAGCTCCGACGTGCTCGACACGACCTTGTCGGTGCAGCTGGCGCGCGCAAGCGATCTGCTGCTCGACGGCGTCGATCGCGTTCTCGCGGCCCTCAAGAAGCGCGCGAACGAAACGAAGTATCTGCCGACGATCGGCCGCAGCCACGGCATCCATGCCGAGCCGACGACCTTCGGCTTGAAGCTCGCGGGCTTCTACGCCGAGTTCGCGCGCAACCGCAAACGCCTGGAAGCCGCGCGCGCGGAAATCGCGACCTGCGCGATTTCGGGGGCCGTGGGCACCTTCGCCAATATCGATCCGCGCGTCGAAGCGCATGTCGCCAAGAAAATGGGCTTGGTTCCGGAAACGATCTCGACGCAGGTCATTCCGCGCGACCGGCACGCGATGTATTTCGCCACGCTGGGCGTCATCGCCTCGTCGATCGAGCGTTTCGCGATCGAAGTCCGGCATCTCCAGCGCACCGAAATGCGCGAGGCGGAGGAATTCTTCAGCCCGGGCCAAAAGGGCTCGTCGGCGATGCCGCATAAGCGCAACCCGGTGCTGTCGGAGAATTTGACCGGCCTCGCGCGCATCGTGCGCGCCGCCGTGACGCCGGCGCTGGAGAATGTGGCGCTGTGGCACGAGCGCGATATCTCGCACTCCGCCGTCGAGCGCGTGTTCGGGCCCGACGCGACGATCACGCTGGATTTCGCGCTCCATCGCCTTGCCGGCATGATCGAGAAGATGGTGATCTACAAGGATCGCGTGAAAGCCAACTTGGACGCGCTGGGCGGCCTCGTCCATTCGCAGCGCGTGCTGCTGGCGTTGACGCAAGCCGGCGTCAGCCGCGAAGACGCCTATCGCATCGTGCAGTCGAACGCGATGGCGGCGTGGTCGTCCGGCGGCTCGTTCCAGGACCGGCTGAAAGCCGATCCGATCGTCGCCAAGAAGGTGAGCCCCAAGCAAATCGACGCGATGTTCGATATGGGCTACCACACCAAACATGTCGACACGCTGTTCGCGCGTGTGTTCGGCAAGCCGAAGGCGAAGAAGCGGCGCTAA
- a CDS encoding nitrile hydratase subunit beta, whose amino-acid sequence MSFAPGTRVTVRNDWPEAKGVKVHIRTPHFVRGKTGRIETLIGEFGDPEFLAVGRKDAPKRALYMVVFDRADLFPGTDARNETLTADLYENWLEPAP is encoded by the coding sequence ATGAGTTTCGCCCCCGGAACGCGCGTGACCGTGCGCAACGACTGGCCCGAGGCGAAGGGCGTGAAGGTCCATATCCGCACGCCGCATTTCGTGCGCGGCAAAACGGGGCGGATCGAAACGCTGATCGGCGAATTCGGCGATCCCGAATTCCTGGCCGTCGGCCGCAAGGACGCGCCGAAGCGCGCGCTCTATATGGTCGTGTTCGACCGCGCCGATCTGTTTCCCGGCACGGACGCGCGTAACGAAACCCTGACCGCCGATCTTTACGAGAATTGGCTGGAGCCTGCGCCATGA
- a CDS encoding LysR family transcriptional regulator: protein MSSSSINVGQLRAFLAVLEEGGFTAAAHKLGLTQSGVSQAVAALEESLGVVLLLRNRGRVAPTAAGAAIQSDARQALEAIERVRHRAQVLIGLQSGRVRVGSVASAAARLLPPIVKNFGARYPGIEVVLIEGTDNEVRDWVTGGAIDIGLTAEVPKDYDSVPVAEDDFLAIMPRKHRLAARRSIRPADIADEPFVMSNAGCEDDVRGIFQTDGITPKIAFSVRDPAALLAMVREGVGVSIVPELVVPSGERRLAAIPLEPPARRKLCAVARKAGLAPAARAFLDSLAAAGRQHMARG, encoded by the coding sequence ATGAGTTCGTCGAGCATCAATGTCGGCCAGCTGCGCGCGTTTCTTGCCGTGCTGGAAGAAGGCGGGTTCACCGCCGCAGCGCATAAACTCGGGCTAACCCAGTCGGGCGTCAGCCAGGCGGTCGCCGCACTCGAGGAATCCTTGGGCGTGGTGCTGCTGCTGCGCAATCGCGGCCGCGTGGCGCCGACGGCGGCGGGGGCCGCCATCCAATCGGATGCGCGCCAAGCGCTGGAAGCGATCGAACGCGTGCGCCATCGCGCCCAGGTGCTGATCGGCCTGCAATCGGGCCGCGTGCGCGTGGGCTCGGTCGCGTCGGCCGCCGCGCGGCTGCTGCCGCCGATCGTCAAGAATTTCGGTGCGCGCTATCCCGGCATCGAAGTCGTGCTGATCGAAGGGACCGACAACGAAGTCCGCGATTGGGTGACCGGCGGGGCCATCGATATCGGCCTGACCGCCGAAGTGCCCAAGGATTACGATTCGGTGCCGGTGGCGGAGGACGATTTCCTCGCCATCATGCCGCGCAAGCATCGCTTGGCCGCGCGCCGTTCGATCCGCCCGGCCGATATCGCGGACGAACCCTTCGTGATGTCGAACGCCGGCTGCGAAGACGACGTGCGCGGCATTTTCCAGACCGACGGAATCACGCCGAAGATCGCGTTCTCGGTGCGCGATCCCGCCGCGTTGCTGGCGATGGTGCGCGAAGGGGTGGGGGTGTCGATCGTGCCCGAACTCGTCGTGCCGTCGGGCGAGCGGCGCCTGGCCGCGATCCCGCTGGAGCCGCCCGCGCGGCGCAAGCTGTGCGCGGTCGCGCGCAAAGCGGGCCTCGCCCCGGCGGCGCGCGCGTTTTTGGATTCGCTCGCCGCCGCCGGTCGCCAGCATATGGCGCGGGGTTAG
- a CDS encoding nitrile hydratase subunit beta, protein MRSHHDMGGIEPFASQPIDRAEHELSEFDKRVDALVNLLSHPSRALMRVDEMRNSIEAMPPEEYDRALYYEKWIHAVAEIMVAKDVIGEEELVLKLADLKEEDGEEA, encoded by the coding sequence ATGAGATCCCATCACGACATGGGCGGCATCGAGCCGTTCGCCTCGCAACCGATCGACCGCGCGGAACACGAATTGTCGGAATTCGACAAACGCGTGGACGCGCTGGTCAATCTTCTGTCGCACCCGTCGCGCGCGTTGATGCGCGTCGACGAAATGCGCAATTCGATCGAGGCGATGCCGCCCGAGGAATACGACCGCGCACTCTATTACGAAAAATGGATCCACGCGGTCGCCGAAATCATGGTCGCCAAGGACGTGATCGGCGAGGAGGAACTCGTCCTCAAACTCGCGGACCTCAAGGAAGAGGACGGTGAGGAAGCATGA
- a CDS encoding DMT family transporter, which translates to MIDQAKPASALTGYAWGLFAISIWVAWMVATRAGAKSELDAYDLTALRFAPAALIMLPVAWRHGINPARIGWGVWAILVCGAGVIYSVASATGFRYAPISHGSVLLPGTMPLFTAILSVLILGERIAGPRKLGFALVPVGVVTLVFAGAHDGATGQEWIGQSIFVAVATLWAAYTVTIRKTGIAPHIAIAYVCVWSAILFLPPYAVHVLTAQSPGLLRASWGEWAVQALFQGVLSSVVSLYAYNRAIAILGSSRAAALASLVPVLASLSAIPILGEWPTSTDWLGLAAITAGVYLATGAPLPAFLTRRGSG; encoded by the coding sequence ATGATCGACCAAGCCAAGCCCGCCTCCGCCCTGACCGGCTATGCCTGGGGACTGTTCGCCATATCGATCTGGGTCGCCTGGATGGTGGCGACGCGCGCGGGCGCCAAAAGCGAACTCGACGCCTACGACCTGACGGCGCTGCGCTTCGCGCCCGCCGCCCTGATCATGCTGCCGGTCGCGTGGCGCCACGGCATCAACCCCGCCCGGATCGGCTGGGGTGTATGGGCGATTCTGGTGTGCGGCGCGGGCGTCATCTATTCGGTCGCGTCGGCGACCGGCTTCCGCTATGCGCCGATCAGCCACGGCTCGGTCCTGCTGCCGGGCACGATGCCGCTGTTCACGGCGATTCTATCGGTCTTGATCCTGGGCGAGCGGATCGCGGGGCCGCGCAAGCTCGGCTTCGCGCTGGTTCCGGTCGGCGTCGTCACGCTGGTTTTCGCGGGCGCGCATGACGGCGCCACGGGGCAGGAATGGATCGGCCAATCGATCTTCGTCGCCGTGGCGACGTTGTGGGCGGCCTATACGGTCACGATCCGCAAAACCGGCATCGCCCCGCATATCGCCATCGCCTATGTCTGCGTCTGGTCGGCGATTCTGTTCCTGCCGCCTTACGCCGTCCACGTGCTGACCGCGCAATCGCCCGGCTTGCTGCGCGCAAGTTGGGGCGAATGGGCGGTACAGGCGCTGTTCCAGGGCGTGTTGTCGAGCGTCGTTTCGCTCTACGCCTATAACCGCGCGATCGCGATCCTGGGATCGTCGCGCGCGGCGGCCCTCGCCTCGCTGGTGCCCGTCCTCGCCTCGCTCAGCGCCATTCCGATACTCGGCGAGTGGCCGACAAGCACCGATTGGCTGGGCTTGGCGGCCATCACGGCGGGCGTCTATCTGGCGACCGGCGCGCCGTTGCCGGCGTTCCTTACGCGGCGCGGATCCGGCTGA